One window of the Candidatus Alcyoniella australis genome contains the following:
- a CDS encoding diguanylate cyclase translates to MAKADVQSGKPEGSMLDLKNQVAFLSSLVDAAKQLGNIIEPDEMFQALALIVKKALNCDAPALFVLDADTFKLRLAYCESLNNQEVTLPVGRQHIPRALHDGEHLLTEGGDEQTKQFSELIQMAMQGRCAFDLWVPILYEKQLIALLAIDKNIDDADLNFVNLLAKLAAVNIHNSLMLQRNRREKREQSKIIHNLSLLYNIGRALNHIDDLKKLLRYILRQALAVSHAEKGSIMLYDSDSDLLQIRVIEGLADKDLLEKINNGEVETKAFKPGEGVAGSVFKTGKSLMINKTNMDQRFVGANNSFANSIACIPMVVYKDVIGVINVTNKLDDSDFEDDDLNLLKMVADQAAVAINKAQLWEMAVTDSLTGLYIRRYFMVRFADEIKRAKRYNKIFSVVMADIDYFKNVNDTYGHPAGDKVLRSVAKVLSDQIREVDIVARYGGEEFVLLLPETPKEGALVSAERLRESVSQVEFDGMSSVTISLGVSTFPDDAGEIDELIKRADTALYQAKRDGRNRCVPYSEGLEKD, encoded by the coding sequence CTGGACCTAAAGAACCAGGTCGCATTTCTATCCTCCTTGGTTGATGCGGCCAAACAGCTGGGCAATATCATCGAGCCCGACGAGATGTTTCAGGCCCTGGCCTTGATCGTCAAGAAGGCCCTGAACTGTGATGCTCCCGCGCTTTTCGTGCTCGACGCCGACACGTTCAAGCTGCGGTTGGCCTACTGCGAAAGCCTGAATAATCAGGAGGTAACCCTTCCTGTCGGCCGCCAACACATCCCGCGCGCGCTGCACGATGGCGAACACCTGCTGACCGAGGGCGGCGATGAGCAGACCAAGCAGTTCAGCGAGCTGATCCAGATGGCGATGCAGGGACGCTGCGCGTTTGATCTGTGGGTGCCGATTCTCTACGAGAAGCAGTTAATCGCCCTGCTGGCCATTGATAAAAACATCGACGATGCAGACCTCAATTTCGTCAACCTGCTGGCCAAGCTCGCCGCAGTCAACATCCACAACAGCCTGATGCTTCAACGCAACCGCCGGGAGAAACGCGAACAGTCGAAGATCATCCACAACCTGTCCCTGCTTTACAACATCGGCCGTGCGCTGAACCACATCGACGACCTGAAGAAGCTGCTGCGCTACATCCTGCGCCAGGCGCTGGCCGTATCCCACGCGGAAAAGGGCTCGATCATGCTCTACGACTCGGACAGCGATCTGCTGCAGATCCGAGTGATCGAGGGGTTGGCCGACAAAGACCTGCTGGAGAAGATCAACAACGGCGAGGTCGAGACCAAAGCTTTCAAGCCCGGCGAGGGTGTCGCCGGCAGTGTTTTTAAAACCGGTAAATCGTTGATGATCAATAAAACCAATATGGATCAGCGTTTCGTCGGTGCCAATAATTCCTTTGCCAATTCAATCGCCTGTATCCCAATGGTCGTCTACAAGGACGTGATCGGCGTTATTAACGTCACCAATAAGCTCGACGACTCGGACTTCGAAGACGACGATTTAAACCTGTTGAAAATGGTCGCCGACCAGGCAGCGGTGGCTATCAACAAGGCCCAACTATGGGAGATGGCGGTCACCGACTCGCTGACCGGGCTGTACATCAGGCGCTACTTCATGGTCCGCTTTGCCGACGAAATCAAGCGCGCCAAGCGCTACAACAAGATTTTCTCGGTGGTAATGGCCGACATCGATTACTTCAAGAACGTCAACGACACCTACGGCCATCCGGCTGGCGATAAAGTCCTGCGTAGCGTGGCCAAGGTGCTCAGCGACCAGATCCGCGAGGTCGATATCGTTGCGCGCTACGGCGGCGAGGAGTTCGTGCTGCTGCTGCCCGAGACCCCCAAAGAGGGCGCGTTGGTCAGCGCCGAGCGGCTGCGCGAGAGCGTCAGCCAAGTCGAGTTCGACGGCATGTCCAGCGTGACGATCAGTTTGGGTGTCTCGACATTCCCCGATGATGCCGGTGAGATCGACGAACTGATCAAACGGGCCGACACGGCCCTCTATCAGGCCAAGCGCGATGGCCGCAACCGTTGTGTACCTTACAGCGAGGGTCTGGAAAAGGACTGA